The Malus sylvestris chromosome 8, drMalSylv7.2, whole genome shotgun sequence genomic interval tcctttaccctctcttcgattttttagaaagtaatcatgttgcgagtctggctctcgagattcagagggcggtgcctcttcgattttggagcaagcaatcttgttaggagtgttttctcgaatgtgagtaaaggttgggcatgtttgctagtctaccttgccacgaagcacagaggttgacacaccgggactttccaattatccagcagtggtactgttcctttacccttgtgggtaataatatggtagctagaccttcaaaatttatgtgtctaaactttgttagtgttgtttctttgcaattcttttacccttcttggtcagagcgatgtagtgggagctgcaagcttcacgtgtctcaactttgtcagagaactttggcaaagttatctgtggtacccatgagctactgttgcgtgtgggaagtgggtgattgaacagtacgattcatgtgctttctacttcgccagaaatcttcgacagaatgcacataatttccgcaaagctgagtgtgcgtgtgacaggtgctgacaaggctggaaaagtaggtgcctcttcgatttctgaaatcggccctcgtggtctctgagcagcccagcttttgagaaagcaagcctcttcgatttctgagatcggcctttgtggtctttgagcagcccagcttttgagaaagcaaacacctcttcgatttctgagatcgaccctcgtggtctctgagcagcccagcttttgagaaagcaaacgcctcttcgatttctgagcaggcgcctcttcgatttctgaagcttcgtcgagtgcagatttttataggggctgacattaagttccaaagcacacttgaatatccaccagtagaagctccattcttgcacttctaagatcttgatttgtccgacctcttctctcttcaacacctttgaaaatgtctggcccctccgaccgtcgttttgacttgaaccttgttgaagaggcagccccgccttctccagacaacatatggcgcccatccttcgtctccctactggtcctcttaccgttggggattccgtgatgaagaatgatatgaccgctgcggtagtggccaggaaccttctcactcccaaagataacagactactttccaaacggtctgatgagttgtctgttaaggattctctggctctcagtgttcagtgtgcaggttctgtgtctaatatggcccaacgcctatttgctcgaacccgccaagttgaatcattagcggctgaagtgatgagtctcaaacaggagattagagggctcaagcatgagaataaacagttgcaccggctcgcacatgactatgctacaaacatgaagaggaagcttgaccagatgaaggaatctgatggtcaggttttacttgatcatcagagatttgtgggtttgttccaaaggcatttattgccttcgtcttctggggctgtaccgcgtaatgaagctccaaatgatcaatctctgatgcctcctccttctagggttttgtccagtactgaggctccgaatgatccccctccggtgccttctctttctggggctctaccgactgctgagacttctcctaagcaacttttgtgaaagctccctcttgtttgtttattttgactcaagtatatgtacatatttgtaacttatcggggatatcaataaataagctttccttcatttcaacgtattgtgttaaatacaccaaagctttcttcgctaagttctttgaattttcttttgttgaagcttgtatgttgaagctttgtgagtggagcatataggttgaggtagtgttcccttaatttcccgagtgaggaaaacttctcggttggagacttggaaaatccaagtcactgagtgggatcggctatatgaatcttagaacgccattgtgttctgtcctgtgtcatgtcctccgttagatccaagtactctaagtcttttcttagggtctcttccaaagttttcctaggtcttcctctgccccttcggccctgaacctctgtcccatagtcgcatcttctaatcgga includes:
- the LOC126633582 gene encoding uncharacterized protein LOC126633582 isoform X2, which codes for MSGPSDRRFDLNLVEEAATPSPDNIWRPSFVSPTGPLTVGDSVMKNDITAAVVARNLLTSKDNRLLSERSDELAVKDSLALSVQCAGSVSNMAQRLFARTRQVESLAAEVMSLKQEIRGLKHENKQLHRLAHDYATNMKRKLDQMKESDGQVLLDHQRFVGLFQRHLLPSSSGAVPRNEAPNDQSLMPPPSRVLSSTEAPNDPPPVPSLSGALPTAETSPKQLL